One window of the Takifugu rubripes chromosome 13, fTakRub1.2, whole genome shotgun sequence genome contains the following:
- the isl2b gene encoding insulin gene enhancer protein isl-2b isoform X2, translating to MVDIIFSSSFLGDMGDHSKKKQGFAMCVGCGSQIHDQYILKVSPDLEWHAACLKCAECSQYLDETCTCFVRDGKTYCKRDYVRLFGIKCAKCNLGFSSSDLVMRARDHVYHIECFRCSVCSRQLLPGDEFSLREEELLCRADHSILLEKSSAGSPISPGHLHSNRALHLTDPVSMRQATHRNHVHKQSEKTTRVRTVLNEKQLHTLRTCYNANPRPDALMKEQLVEMTGLSPRVIRVWFQNKRCKDKKKAQLMKQLQQQQHSDKTNLQGLTGTPLVAGSPIRHESAVQGNPVEVQTYQPPWKALSEFALQSDLDQPAFQQLVSFSESGSLGNSSGSDVTSLSSQLPDTPNSMVPSPVET from the exons ATGGTGGATATTATCTTTAGCTCTTCTTTCTTGGGTGATATGGGGGATCATTCCAAAA AGAAGCAAGGATTCGCCATGTGTGTAGGATGTGGAAGCCAGATCCATGACCAGTATATACTGAAAGTCTCTCCGGACCTGGAGTGGCACGCAGCCTGCCTGAAGTGCGCGGAGTGCAGCCAGTACCTGGACGAGACCTGCACATGCTTCGTCCGAGACGGAAAAACCTACTGCAAGAGAGATTATGTAAG ACTCTTTGGAATAAAATGCGCCAAATGCAACCTGGGATTCAGCAGCAGCGATTTGGTGATGAGAGCCCGGGATCACGTTTACCACATCGAGTGTTTTAGGTGCTCGGTGTGCAGCCGACAATTGCTGCCGGGGGACGAGTTCTCCCTGCGGGAAGAAGAGCTGCTCTGCCGGGCCGACCACAGCATTCTACTGGAGAAGAGCTCCGCAGGAAGTCCCATCAGCCCCGGACACTTGCACTCCAACAGAGCCCTGCACCTGACAG ACCCGGTTTCGATGCGGCAGGCCACGCACCGGAACCACGTCCACAAGCAGTCGGAGAAGACGACGCGTGTCAGGACCGTGCTGAACGAGAAGCAGCTCCACACGCTGCGGACTTGCTACAACGCCAACCCGAGGCCGGACGCGCtgatgaaggagcagctggtggagatgACCGGCCTGAGCCCCAGAGTGATTCGGGTTTGGTTCCAGAACAAACGCTGCAAAGACAAGAAGAAGGCGCAACtgatgaagcagctgcagcaacagcaacacagtGATAAGACT AACCTGCAGGGCCTCACAGGAACCCCTCTGGTTGCTGGAAGCCCCATTCGACATGAGAGCGCCGTGCAGGGGAACCCGGTGGAGGTCCAGACCTACCAGCCTCCATGGAAAGCCCTGAGTGAGTTTGCCCTACAGAGTGACCTGGACCAGCCTGCCTTCCAACAACTG GTATCTTTCTCTGAGTCGGGGTCTCTGGGGAACTCTTCAGGCAGCGATGTGACGTCTCTGTCCTCCCAGCTACCGGACACCCCCAACAGTATGGTACCGAGCCCGGTGGAGACGTGA
- the isl2b gene encoding insulin gene enhancer protein isl-2b isoform X1 gives MVDIIFSSSFLGDMGDHSKKKQGFAMCVGCGSQIHDQYILKVSPDLEWHAACLKCAECSQYLDETCTCFVRDGKTYCKRDYVRLFGIKCAKCNLGFSSSDLVMRARDHVYHIECFRCSVCSRQLLPGDEFSLREEELLCRADHSILLEKSSAGSPISPGHLHSNRALHLTDPVSMRQATHRNHVHKQSEKTTRVRTVLNEKQLHTLRTCYNANPRPDALMKEQLVEMTGLSPRVIRVWFQNKRCKDKKKAQLMKQLQQQQHSDKTVSIFNLQGLTGTPLVAGSPIRHESAVQGNPVEVQTYQPPWKALSEFALQSDLDQPAFQQLVSFSESGSLGNSSGSDVTSLSSQLPDTPNSMVPSPVET, from the exons ATGGTGGATATTATCTTTAGCTCTTCTTTCTTGGGTGATATGGGGGATCATTCCAAAA AGAAGCAAGGATTCGCCATGTGTGTAGGATGTGGAAGCCAGATCCATGACCAGTATATACTGAAAGTCTCTCCGGACCTGGAGTGGCACGCAGCCTGCCTGAAGTGCGCGGAGTGCAGCCAGTACCTGGACGAGACCTGCACATGCTTCGTCCGAGACGGAAAAACCTACTGCAAGAGAGATTATGTAAG ACTCTTTGGAATAAAATGCGCCAAATGCAACCTGGGATTCAGCAGCAGCGATTTGGTGATGAGAGCCCGGGATCACGTTTACCACATCGAGTGTTTTAGGTGCTCGGTGTGCAGCCGACAATTGCTGCCGGGGGACGAGTTCTCCCTGCGGGAAGAAGAGCTGCTCTGCCGGGCCGACCACAGCATTCTACTGGAGAAGAGCTCCGCAGGAAGTCCCATCAGCCCCGGACACTTGCACTCCAACAGAGCCCTGCACCTGACAG ACCCGGTTTCGATGCGGCAGGCCACGCACCGGAACCACGTCCACAAGCAGTCGGAGAAGACGACGCGTGTCAGGACCGTGCTGAACGAGAAGCAGCTCCACACGCTGCGGACTTGCTACAACGCCAACCCGAGGCCGGACGCGCtgatgaaggagcagctggtggagatgACCGGCCTGAGCCCCAGAGTGATTCGGGTTTGGTTCCAGAACAAACGCTGCAAAGACAAGAAGAAGGCGCAACtgatgaagcagctgcagcaacagcaacacagtGATAAGACTGTAAGCATCTTC AACCTGCAGGGCCTCACAGGAACCCCTCTGGTTGCTGGAAGCCCCATTCGACATGAGAGCGCCGTGCAGGGGAACCCGGTGGAGGTCCAGACCTACCAGCCTCCATGGAAAGCCCTGAGTGAGTTTGCCCTACAGAGTGACCTGGACCAGCCTGCCTTCCAACAACTG GTATCTTTCTCTGAGTCGGGGTCTCTGGGGAACTCTTCAGGCAGCGATGTGACGTCTCTGTCCTCCCAGCTACCGGACACCCCCAACAGTATGGTACCGAGCCCGGTGGAGACGTGA